A single region of the Aeromicrobium chenweiae genome encodes:
- a CDS encoding zinc-dependent alcohol dehydrogenase, producing the protein MKAMVYRGPYKVRVEEKADPRIEHPNDAIVRVTMASICGSDLHLYHGMMPDTRVGHTFGHEFIGVVEQVGPSVENLSPGDRVMVPFNVYCGSCFFCARGLYSNCHNVNPNATAVGGIYGYSHTCGGYDGGQAQLVRVPFADVGPSRIPEWMDDEDALLCTDALATGYFGAQLGDIVEGDTVAVFGAGPVGLFAAKSAWFMGAGRVIVIDHLDYRLEKAREFAHAETLNFAEHQDIVVEMKRTTGHLGADVVIDAVGAEADGNLMQHVTSAKLKLQGGSPIALNWAIDSVRKGGTVSVMGAYGPMFSAVKFGDALNKGLTLNMNQCPAKRQWPRLFEHIRNGHLKPSDIITHRIPLEHIAEGYHIFSAKLDNVIKPVIVPS; encoded by the coding sequence ATGAAGGCGATGGTCTACCGAGGGCCGTACAAGGTCCGGGTCGAGGAGAAGGCCGACCCGCGGATCGAGCACCCGAACGACGCGATCGTCCGGGTGACCATGGCGTCGATCTGCGGCTCCGACCTGCACCTGTACCACGGGATGATGCCGGACACCCGCGTCGGCCACACGTTCGGCCACGAGTTCATCGGCGTGGTGGAGCAGGTCGGTCCCTCGGTCGAGAACCTCTCGCCGGGGGACCGGGTGATGGTGCCGTTCAACGTCTACTGCGGCTCCTGCTTCTTCTGCGCCCGGGGGCTGTACTCCAACTGCCACAACGTCAACCCGAACGCCACCGCGGTCGGCGGCATCTACGGGTACTCGCACACGTGCGGCGGGTACGACGGCGGGCAGGCGCAGCTCGTCCGGGTGCCGTTCGCCGACGTGGGCCCGTCGCGCATCCCGGAGTGGATGGACGACGAGGACGCCCTGCTGTGCACCGACGCGCTGGCCACCGGCTACTTCGGCGCGCAGCTCGGCGACATCGTCGAGGGCGACACCGTCGCGGTGTTCGGCGCGGGCCCGGTCGGCCTCTTCGCGGCCAAGTCGGCGTGGTTCATGGGAGCGGGACGGGTCATCGTCATCGACCACCTGGACTACCGCCTCGAGAAGGCGCGCGAGTTCGCCCACGCCGAGACGCTCAACTTCGCCGAGCACCAGGACATCGTCGTGGAGATGAAGCGGACGACAGGTCACCTCGGCGCGGACGTCGTGATCGACGCGGTCGGTGCCGAGGCCGACGGCAACCTCATGCAGCACGTCACGTCCGCGAAGCTCAAGCTCCAGGGCGGGTCGCCGATCGCGCTGAACTGGGCGATCGACTCGGTCCGCAAGGGCGGCACGGTCTCGGTCATGGGCGCCTACGGGCCGATGTTCAGCGCGGTGAAGTTCGGCGACGCGCTCAACAAGGGGCTGACGCTCAACATGAACCAGTGCCCCGCCAAGCGGCAGTGGCCGCGCCTGTTCGAGCACATCCGCAACGGTCACCTCAAGCCGAGCGACATCATCACCCACCGCATCCCGCTCGAGCACATCGCCGAGGGATATCACATCTTCTCGGCGAAGCTCGACAACGTCATCAAGCCCGTCATCGTCCCGAGCTGA